One window of Mauremys mutica isolate MM-2020 ecotype Southern chromosome 6, ASM2049712v1, whole genome shotgun sequence genomic DNA carries:
- the LOC123373210 gene encoding uncharacterized protein LOC123373210: MCNDWVRQVDFDPAQTEFGVGAEARVTCRQQFQQNSFNVTCRETEPGRFEWDLGAHQCIRKCEIPRTWDSTLQFAPERQFYALGDLVTLSCSEGYRPSPPVIVCARNGSQSVWSETPTCQQREAQTPQPGGLALAMAVPVLVLLGAGALLLRFLLARKRQASASRPAKDAGEALYTELQPRDTPDIYCTIQTPEHRAAGRNGSASDWHAAPL, from the exons ATGTGCAATGACTGGGTGAGGCAGGTGGATTTTGACCCTGCACAGACGGAGTTCGGCGTCGGGGCCGAGGCTCGGGTGACCTGTCGGCAGCAGTTCCAGCAGAACTCGTTCAATGTGACGTGCAGAGAGACGGAGCCGGGACGCTTCGAGTGGGACTTGGGTGCACACCAGTGTATCA GAAAATGTGAAATACCCAGAACCTGGGACTCCACATTGCAGTTTGCCCCCGAGAGGCAGTTCTACGCCCTGGGTGACTTGGTGACGCTGAGCTGCTCTGAGGGGTATCGGCCGTCACCACCTGTGATCGTATGTGCCAGAAATGGGAGCCAGTCTGTCTGGAGTGAGACACCCACCTGCCAGCAGA GAGAGGCCCAGACTCCCCAGCCCGGGGGCCTGGCGCTCGCCATGGCGGTGCCGGTGCTggtgctgctgggggcaggggccctgCTGCTGCGGTTCCTGCTCGCCAG GAAACGCCAGGCTTCGGCGAGCCGCCCTGCCAAGGACGCCGGGGAGGCGTTGTACACAG AGCTCCAGCCCCGGGACACCCCAGATATTTACTGCACGATCCAGACACCAGAACACAGAGCTGCAGGTAGGAACGGCTCAGCCTCTGACTGGCATGCGGCCCCGCTGTGA